The Desulfosarcina sp. BuS5 genome segment TATTTGAAAGGGCTGGAGCTGGAAAAACATATGGAGGCAAGATCAGGGGCATATCAGGAACTGGCCAGGGGTTTTGGTGTCCGTGATTATAAATTTTTCTATGCAGGCACAAAGGCCAATGCAGTTAGATTTAAAACCGGAACAGAGTTCAAAAAAGCAGGTTTAGGCGGAACAGGTTTTCCCGGATCACCTGTACGAAATCTGCTTTTTGCCATACATGAAACCGTTCGCACGGAAGATGCCCGCGAAGGGTTGAACTGGCTGCATACCGAAGTCAGCGGCTACTGGAACCAGCGCAAATTGATTATCGCAATACTGAAATATTTATCGAAATTGAATCATATTCCCCATATGACCCATTGGGAAAAAGACGCGGACGCGGCCCTGCGTCTTGCCGGAGCAGTTGAAAATGACCATGGGGGACGGCTGTAAACATGAATATACAATATCTAAGAAGTCTTGTCCGTGAATTTATCGCCATCCCACACGAAACGGAATGGTTGGAATTTAAATGTAATTTTGCAGATCCTCAATCTATTGGCGAATACTTATCTGCGTTGTCAAATTCAGCTGTAATCAGTAAGAAACATTTTGGATATATTGTCTGGGGCATAGAGGATGCATCGCATATTATATCCGGCACTGCATTTAAACCTTGTCAAGCTAAAAAAGGAAACCAGGAACTTGAAAGTTGGCTTGCAATGCTTCTTTCACCTCGAATTGATTTTAAAATTTATGAATTCACATATGATGAAAAACCGGTTGTGATCTTTGAAATTCCATGCGCGAGCCATCGTCCGGTAAGCTTTAAGGGGATTGAGTACGTCAGAATTGGAAGCTACAAAAAAGCATTAAAGGATTTTCCTGAAAAAGAAAGGCAACTATGGAATTTGTTTGAGCGCATCCCATTTGAATTGCAGGTGGCAAAACAAAATGCAACTTCAGATGAAGTCCTGAAGCTGCTGAATTATCCAGCCTATTTTGAACTGACCCATCAACCATTGCCAGACAATAGAGAAGGTATTTTAGAAAAATTATCGTCCGAAAAAATGATAATCAAAAAGGATGGTGGAGTATATGATATAACAAATCTTGGTGGGATAATGTTTGCCAGGGATTTGAATTCATTTGAGCGGATAGCTCGAAAAGCAATTCGTGTAATTGTGTACAAAAATAACAATCGTGTTGAAACAATCAGGGAACAAGCCGGGATTAAAGGTTATGGTTCGGGGTTTGAAGGTGCGATATCTTTTATAAACAACCTGTTGCCGGAAAATGAATTTATCGATCATGCACTGCGGAAAAGTGTTCGCATGTATCCTGAAATAGCGATTCGTGAACTGGTTGCCAATGCCGTTATTCACCAGGATTTCACTCTCAGGGGTACAGGTCCCATGGTCGAAATTTTTTCTGACCGAATAGAGATAACCAATCCGGGAATTCCTTTAATTGACACGTTGCGTTTTATTGATGAACCTCCTCAGTCAAGGAATGAAGCGTTAGCGTCATTCATGAGAAGAATTAATATTTGTGAAGAAAGAGGCAGCGGAATTGACAAGGTGATTTTTCAGGTGGAACTTTTTCAGCTTCCTGCTCCGGAATTTACCGTTACTTCTAATCATACAAAAGCCATTTTATATGCACATAAAGAATTCGCAGAAATGGATAAATCTGACCGTAATAGGGCGTGCTACCAACATGCCTGTTTACGATACGTTTCAAATGACTTTCTGACGAATTCATCCTTGCGGGAACGCTTTTCGATAGCAAAAAAAAATTATTCAATGGCCTCGAGAATCATTGCAGATACACTTGAGAAAAATTTAATTAAACGGCATGATCCTAAAAATCTGTCAAAAAAACAGTCTAAATACGTTCCCTTTTGGGCATAAATCTTATGTGACTGGTATGTGATTAAACAAAGCGAGAGAGGTTATTAAATAACTATATATAGTATAGTTTTATATAAATAGTACAGTATATAGTTATTTTTGTTATGTGACTGGTATGTGATTGATATATTCAATTATTAAAGCCGTACTGAGACATAAGGTATAATCATGATCAAACGGTTTTCATCCCGTTGTGAAAAACTTGATGCATCCTTTATAAATAAATGTTTAACCGGTGCTGTTTCTTATGACCGTATTGCCGGATATTTTCGTTCATCCATGCTGGAGGTTGCCGGGGAAAAACTTGAGGAGATGAACGGCAGGGTCCGTGTTGTCTGTAATTCCGATATTGATTCTGAAGATGCAAAAACAGCCAAAGCTGCCCAGCAGGCACTGCGCAGATCGTGGTGTGAGGGAAATCCTGAAAAAATAGGCGAGCCTTCAAAAGATCGCTTCGGCCGTTTATATCAGTTTATCAAAAGCGGCAAACTTAAAATCAGGGTTCTTCCTGACGAAGCTTTTGGACTGATCCATGGTAAGGCGGGCATTATTCAATATAATGATGGAAATCAAACCTGTTTTATGGGAAGCACCAATGAAAGCCTTTCTGCATGGAAACTAAATTACGAACTGGTATGGGAAGATGATTCCATTGAAGCGGTAAATTGGGTGCGGGATGAATTTGATGCCCTTTGGTTTCACCAGCTGGCTATTCCCTTAAGTGATTTTGTTGTCAGCGATATTAAACGTCTTGCCCATCGAAGCGAAATATCCATAGATTTTTGGAAGGATAATCCTGAAAGCGACCCTGCTTCCGGTGTAATTGAAACACCTGTTTACCGGCGAGAATATGGACTTTGGTCACACCAGAAATATTTTATAAAGCTTGCCTATGATGCCCATTTAAATGAAGGCGCAAGATTTGTCCTGGCAGATCAGGTTGGGCTGGGAAAAACCGTTCAGCTCGCGCT includes the following:
- a CDS encoding ATP-binding protein; translated protein: MNIQYLRSLVREFIAIPHETEWLEFKCNFADPQSIGEYLSALSNSAVISKKHFGYIVWGIEDASHIISGTAFKPCQAKKGNQELESWLAMLLSPRIDFKIYEFTYDEKPVVIFEIPCASHRPVSFKGIEYVRIGSYKKALKDFPEKERQLWNLFERIPFELQVAKQNATSDEVLKLLNYPAYFELTHQPLPDNREGILEKLSSEKMIIKKDGGVYDITNLGGIMFARDLNSFERIARKAIRVIVYKNNNRVETIREQAGIKGYGSGFEGAISFINNLLPENEFIDHALRKSVRMYPEIAIRELVANAVIHQDFTLRGTGPMVEIFSDRIEITNPGIPLIDTLRFIDEPPQSRNEALASFMRRINICEERGSGIDKVIFQVELFQLPAPEFTVTSNHTKAILYAHKEFAEMDKSDRNRACYQHACLRYVSNDFLTNSSLRERFSIAKKNYSMASRIIADTLEKNLIKRHDPKNLSKKQSKYVPFWA